The following are from one region of the Periophthalmus magnuspinnatus isolate fPerMag1 chromosome 5, fPerMag1.2.pri, whole genome shotgun sequence genome:
- the neurog1 gene encoding neurogenin-1: MEPVFDLDSNSCDMFPHSDVEEVRVEPEQKKRRRGRARCETQVHVVKKNRRLKANDRERNRMHNLNDALDALRRVLPAFPDETKLTKIETLRFAHNYIWALSETIRIADLHQGAPQQPPSPTWSSGSSASSSPSYCSSPGSSPAHDDYSLAGFGFGSGLF, encoded by the coding sequence ATGGAGCCCGTGTTTGACCTGGACAGCAACAGCTGCGACATGTTCCCGCACTCTGACGTCGAGGAAGTGCGTGTGGAGCCCGAGCAGAAGAAGCGGCGGCGGGGGCGCGCACGCTGCGAGACGCAGGTGCACGTTGTGAAGAAGAACCGCAGACTGAAGGCCAACGACCGCGAGCGCAACCGCATGCACAACCTGAATGACGCGCTGGACGCGCTCCGTCGCGTGCTGCCCGCGTTTCCGGAcgagaccaaactgaccaagaTCGAGACTCTGCGCTTTGCGCACAACTACATCTGGGCCTTGTCCGAGACCATCCGCATTGCAGACCTACACCAGGGAGCACCTCAGCAGCCCCCCAGCCCGACCTGGAGCTCCGGCTCCTCCGCCTCCAGCTCCCCGTCCTACTGCTCCAGCCCCGGCAGCAGCCCCGCGCACGATGACTATAGCCTGGCGGGCTTCGGCTTCGGGTCGGGCCTGTTCTGA